Proteins encoded by one window of Acetivibrio thermocellus ATCC 27405:
- the ypeB gene encoding germination protein YpeB produces the protein MSIREKLLDFKRRLSDRKMYSIVVVAISAVALWGFYQYKHAADLRQELDNQYNRAFYEMVGYVNNVEVLLLKSLICNSPEKTAQTMQEAWRQSNLAQSNLGQLPITPEVLSNTSKFLTQVGDLAYSINNQNMSGKGLTEEQYKLIEQLHGFAVTLGQSLNDLQNQLSAGRIKWGELANKGTPLFQKTSQNMQLQQFENIDKTFQDYPTLIYDGPFSDHMTMTEPKGLTGNEMNPEEAKQRVVDFFGKDKVSAVEDIGRNDATTIKTYSYRVKFNNVPEEQTATVDVTQKGGHVLWMLYNRPIGAEENINIDQAKELGKKFLEEHGYKNMVDTYYLKEDNTAIINYAYKQGDVVVYPDLIKVKIALDNGEVIGFESKGYLSNHTERNIPAPKLTLEEARSKISSRMQVLSSGLAIIPTDYKTELFTYEFKGKLNDKDFLVYINAETGKEENILMIIDTPNGVLTM, from the coding sequence TTGAGTATAAGAGAGAAACTGTTGGATTTTAAAAGAAGATTGTCGGACAGGAAAATGTACAGTATTGTGGTTGTAGCAATTTCCGCTGTGGCTTTGTGGGGATTCTACCAATACAAGCATGCGGCAGATTTACGACAGGAACTGGATAACCAATATAACCGGGCTTTTTATGAAATGGTTGGATATGTGAACAATGTCGAAGTATTGCTGTTGAAATCTCTTATATGCAACAGTCCGGAAAAGACGGCCCAGACCATGCAGGAAGCATGGAGACAGTCAAATCTTGCCCAAAGCAATTTGGGACAGCTGCCCATAACTCCGGAGGTGCTGTCCAATACATCGAAATTCCTCACACAGGTGGGAGATTTGGCTTATTCCATAAACAATCAGAACATGTCAGGAAAAGGTTTGACTGAGGAGCAGTATAAACTTATAGAGCAGCTCCACGGTTTTGCCGTAACATTGGGGCAAAGCTTGAATGACCTTCAGAATCAGCTTTCGGCAGGAAGAATAAAATGGGGAGAACTTGCCAATAAAGGAACTCCGTTGTTTCAAAAAACATCCCAGAACATGCAGCTGCAACAGTTTGAGAACATAGACAAGACTTTCCAGGATTATCCTACTTTGATTTATGACGGTCCTTTTTCGGACCACATGACTATGACCGAGCCTAAAGGACTTACGGGAAATGAGATGAATCCGGAAGAAGCAAAACAGAGGGTTGTGGATTTCTTCGGCAAAGATAAAGTGAGTGCGGTGGAGGATATCGGAAGAAACGACGCGACAACTATAAAGACCTATAGCTACAGGGTTAAGTTTAACAATGTACCTGAGGAACAGACCGCAACCGTGGATGTGACTCAAAAGGGTGGTCATGTTTTATGGATGCTTTACAACAGACCCATTGGAGCGGAAGAAAACATAAACATTGACCAGGCAAAGGAATTGGGAAAGAAGTTTTTAGAAGAGCATGGATATAAAAACATGGTTGACACCTATTATCTGAAAGAGGACAATACGGCGATTATCAATTATGCTTACAAACAAGGGGATGTTGTTGTATATCCCGACCTTATAAAAGTAAAAATCGCACTGGATAACGGTGAAGTAATAGGCTTTGAGAGCAAGGGTTATCTTTCCAATCACACGGAAAGAAATATTCCGGCTCCAAAACTTACTTTGGAGGAGGCCCGTTCCAAAATTTCATCGAGGATGCAGGTTTTAAGCTCAGGCCTTGCTATAATACCCACGGACTACAAGACGGAATTGTTCACTTATGAGTTTAAGGGGAAACTTAATGATAAGGATTTTCTTGTCTACATCAACGCCGAAACCGGTAAAGAGGAGAATATCCTTATGATAATTGACACGCCGAACGGAGTACTGACAATGTAA
- a CDS encoding metallophosphoesterase family protein translates to MNSLKFLHFSDIHLDAPFSSLGSKFAAEQRRRDLLEVFGRIIDLAKKEAVDIILISGDLYEHEYVRKSTIHYINKKFSEIPETKVFIVPGNHDPCISNSYYQNFEWSKNVCILSENRTKVFLEEHNACVYGAGFSNFHEGTSLINKIEPADPRYINILLVHGTVDLDFKDSRYNPMSSGELALLGMDYIALGHFHNTLRGVGKSENIYNPGSPEPLGFDEEGEHGVFIGRIDFVSKEEKKLQVKFEKTCKRQYKSFEIKSDCFESDDQIIDEIFRKAVKDENRNDLVHITLKGYTMPGYRINAANIASAIEDSFFYAVVNDETVNQYNYEELMNEPGLKGLFVRKMFSLIDKAENEKEKHLLMKAMQYGVEALEQGKVEVL, encoded by the coding sequence ATGAATTCATTAAAGTTTCTGCATTTTTCGGATATTCATCTTGACGCACCTTTCAGCTCTTTGGGCTCAAAATTTGCGGCTGAACAAAGAAGACGGGACCTTCTTGAAGTGTTTGGCCGGATAATTGACCTTGCGAAAAAGGAAGCTGTGGACATCATACTGATAAGCGGAGATCTTTACGAACATGAGTATGTAAGAAAGTCTACAATTCATTACATAAATAAAAAATTCAGCGAGATTCCCGAAACAAAAGTGTTTATTGTTCCGGGAAACCATGATCCGTGTATTTCCAATTCCTATTACCAAAACTTTGAGTGGAGCAAAAATGTCTGTATTCTGTCGGAGAACAGGACGAAAGTTTTTCTTGAGGAGCACAATGCCTGTGTGTATGGTGCGGGCTTTTCAAATTTCCATGAAGGAACAAGTCTTATAAACAAAATTGAGCCGGCAGACCCAAGGTATATTAATATTTTGCTGGTTCACGGCACCGTGGATTTGGATTTCAAAGACAGCCGGTATAATCCCATGTCAAGCGGCGAACTTGCACTTTTGGGCATGGATTATATTGCTTTGGGGCATTTTCATAATACTCTGCGGGGTGTTGGAAAGAGTGAAAACATATACAACCCCGGAAGCCCGGAACCTCTGGGATTTGATGAGGAGGGGGAGCACGGTGTCTTTATTGGCAGAATAGACTTTGTGTCAAAAGAGGAAAAAAAACTTCAGGTAAAGTTTGAGAAGACCTGCAAAAGGCAGTACAAATCTTTTGAGATAAAATCCGACTGTTTTGAGAGTGACGACCAAATTATAGACGAAATTTTTCGTAAAGCCGTAAAAGATGAAAACCGGAACGACCTTGTACATATAACTTTGAAGGGCTATACCATGCCTGGATATCGTATTAATGCTGCAAACATAGCCAGTGCTATTGAGGACAGCTTTTTTTATGCGGTTGTAAATGATGAAACCGTAAATCAATATAATTACGAGGAGCTTATGAACGAACCGGGATTAAAGGGGCTGTTTGTGAGGAAAATGTTTTCGCTTATAGACAAAGCTGAAAATGAAAAAGAAAAGCATCTTTTGATGAAGGCCATGCAATACGGTGTCGAAGCCCTGGAACAGGGCAAAGTGGAAGTGCTGTAA
- a CDS encoding MGDG synthase family glycosyltransferase, whose product MNVLFLSISLGSGHIRAAEALQKFVVQKYPKSKTLIVDTFKYINPLIHTVVVDGYLNIVKYVPEIYGGLYRMSEHIKNIDRMSRGFSNLLTPKIHRLIQSFKPSIIVCTHPFPLQMIAHLKKHYNLDVPSIAIVTDFVNHPFWFQNNIEAYIVAHDYIKRDMIECGISEDRIFTYGLPVAPEFLKSIPKEQARKELSLENTLTVLLMGGSLGIGDIENTFKSFAKCKRDIQIIAVAGKNTALKKRLDSLAASFPMPVKIFGYTDSIPMLMDASDFIVTKPGAMTISEALVKRLPALIISPIPGQEERNEQFLVNSGTAVRIYKNTKIDSVLCQVYDNKLRYKQMKEIAGNLANPDSGRNILSLIEKLVNDNEKGLFKYSFNAF is encoded by the coding sequence ATGAATGTTCTGTTTTTGTCAATTTCACTGGGGTCGGGGCACATCAGGGCGGCCGAAGCTTTGCAAAAGTTCGTCGTGCAAAAGTACCCCAAATCCAAAACTTTGATAGTGGATACTTTCAAATACATAAATCCTTTGATTCACACCGTCGTCGTAGACGGATATCTTAATATTGTCAAATATGTACCCGAAATTTACGGTGGGCTTTACAGAATGTCCGAACATATAAAAAACATAGACAGAATGAGCAGGGGTTTTAGCAATCTTTTGACTCCCAAAATTCATAGACTGATACAAAGCTTCAAACCCTCAATTATAGTGTGCACTCATCCTTTTCCCCTGCAAATGATTGCACACCTGAAAAAACATTACAACCTCGATGTGCCGTCAATAGCAATTGTAACTGATTTTGTAAATCACCCTTTCTGGTTTCAAAATAATATTGAGGCCTATATTGTTGCCCATGACTATATAAAAAGAGACATGATTGAATGCGGGATTTCCGAAGACCGAATATTTACTTATGGACTTCCCGTGGCACCGGAGTTTTTGAAGAGCATACCCAAGGAACAGGCAAGAAAAGAACTGTCGCTGGAAAACACCCTGACTGTGCTTTTAATGGGTGGAAGCCTCGGAATTGGTGATATTGAAAATACCTTCAAATCCTTTGCAAAATGCAAAAGGGACATCCAAATTATTGCCGTTGCGGGCAAGAACACAGCCTTAAAAAAAAGGCTTGACAGTCTGGCGGCTTCTTTTCCCATGCCGGTCAAAATTTTCGGTTATACAGACAGTATTCCCATGCTCATGGACGCATCAGACTTTATTGTCACCAAACCGGGAGCAATGACAATATCCGAAGCTTTGGTAAAAAGGCTTCCCGCACTTATAATATCTCCAATTCCCGGTCAGGAGGAAAGAAATGAACAGTTCCTTGTAAACAGCGGCACCGCGGTACGGATATATAAAAATACAAAAATCGACAGTGTTTTGTGCCAGGTCTATGACAACAAACTAAGGTACAAACAAATGAAAGAAATAGCCGGAAATCTCGCCAATCCCGATTCCGGCCGCAATATTCTAAGTCTCATTGAAAAACTGGTAAATGACAACGAAAAAGGGTTATTCAAATATTCTTTTAATGCCTTTTAA
- a CDS encoding DUF342 domain-containing protein, translated as MSQENIIYFSDYICITKGADGFYIESYKKGMSVDEFNKIIGRHPEIKITSFMAIKNAILFAPKPPVKFGEVKDRISVELSSDELKAYIRLCVEEWEFSGDARVKLMEEISKSLEKAGVVFGIKEDVLLDGLCNNKQILIAEGIPPEHGEDAVIRMYEIKKAKPAIKEDGRVDHYELNLINKVKTGDWLGERIDPTPGTAGKSVKGNPIPARPGRNYPLHYDKNSVREERKGGVTYLYALKSGAVHYEGDRISVSNHLEIDGDVDFKTGNINFDGFVTIKGTVADGFSVVAVKDVEILGTIGIGSVKEVVSKEGSIYIKGGIAGKNKAVIKAKKDVYTKYISDATVACEGSLHVGLYCINSNITAREIIIDSPKGQISGGNIQCETKVLSPVLGSPSEKRTVISVKGFNRNTLKERLEEVMKNIETLKNELVKVKAEVNAYFENEQNGKVGSLKAEDIRQRFNRIKNELTELEEEKKAISDTLRTRGEGEISILKKAYPGVVIGIKNIIKEIDRPIVNTTFYIQDGYIKEV; from the coding sequence ATGTCACAGGAAAATATTATATATTTTTCTGATTATATCTGCATAACGAAAGGGGCTGACGGCTTTTATATAGAATCCTATAAAAAAGGCATGTCAGTCGATGAATTTAATAAAATAATAGGCCGGCATCCTGAAATAAAGATTACCAGTTTTATGGCAATTAAAAATGCAATACTCTTTGCGCCAAAACCTCCGGTCAAATTTGGTGAAGTTAAAGACAGAATCAGTGTTGAGCTCTCAAGTGATGAGTTAAAAGCGTATATCAGGCTTTGCGTGGAAGAATGGGAGTTTTCCGGGGATGCAAGGGTAAAGCTCATGGAGGAGATATCAAAGAGCCTGGAAAAAGCAGGAGTTGTATTTGGAATTAAAGAGGATGTTTTGCTGGACGGACTTTGCAACAACAAGCAAATTTTGATAGCCGAAGGCATACCTCCGGAGCATGGCGAAGATGCGGTAATAAGAATGTATGAAATAAAAAAAGCAAAGCCTGCGATAAAAGAGGACGGCAGAGTGGATCATTATGAGCTTAACCTTATAAACAAGGTGAAAACCGGAGACTGGTTGGGAGAAAGAATAGATCCCACTCCGGGAACTGCCGGCAAATCGGTAAAGGGAAATCCGATACCCGCAAGACCCGGAAGAAATTATCCATTGCATTATGACAAAAACTCAGTCAGAGAAGAACGCAAAGGCGGAGTGACATATCTTTATGCGCTGAAAAGTGGGGCGGTACACTATGAAGGAGACAGGATAAGTGTATCCAATCACCTGGAGATAGACGGGGATGTGGACTTTAAAACGGGAAATATTAATTTTGACGGTTTTGTGACTATAAAGGGAACTGTTGCGGACGGATTTTCCGTAGTGGCAGTCAAAGATGTGGAAATACTTGGGACCATTGGTATAGGTAGTGTAAAAGAAGTGGTCAGCAAAGAGGGGAGCATCTATATCAAGGGTGGAATCGCCGGTAAAAACAAGGCGGTAATAAAGGCAAAAAAGGATGTTTACACAAAATATATTTCCGATGCCACTGTTGCTTGCGAAGGGAGTCTTCATGTGGGGCTTTATTGCATCAACAGCAATATTACAGCCAGAGAGATTATAATTGACTCGCCGAAAGGACAAATATCAGGTGGAAATATACAGTGTGAAACAAAAGTGTTATCCCCGGTTTTAGGTTCACCCAGTGAGAAACGTACGGTTATATCGGTCAAAGGATTTAACAGAAACACCCTGAAAGAAAGGCTTGAGGAAGTGATGAAAAATATAGAGACTTTGAAAAATGAATTGGTAAAAGTAAAAGCTGAGGTAAATGCCTATTTTGAAAATGAACAAAATGGGAAGGTCGGGAGTTTGAAAGCAGAAGACATCAGACAGAGGTTTAACCGTATAAAAAATGAATTAACGGAGCTTGAGGAAGAGAAAAAAGCGATTTCCGATACATTAAGAACCAGGGGGGAAGGAGAAATATCCATATTAAAAAAAGCTTACCCCGGTGTTGTTATTGGAATAAAAAATATTATTAAGGAAATAGACAGGCCGATAGTAAATACCACTTTCTATATACAGGACGGATATATAAAAGAGGTATAG
- the sleB gene encoding spore cortex-lytic enzyme yields the protein MFLKTFWRILILAVIFFIGIPLFLNGRFFIVPITERLAPNMQNEDVVRLQQRLKNWEYYDGKITGVYDFKTYLAVRDFQKTYNLPVTGIAGEETLAAMGLTTLSRWSEVRAQSSRISDEQLLARAINGEARGEPYEGQVAVGAVILNRTRDPRFPKTIAGVIYQPGAFTAVSDGQINVPIDPNSTVVKAARDALNGWDPTNGCIYYWNPATATSKWIWSRKIVTKIGKHYFGI from the coding sequence GTGTTTTTGAAGACATTTTGGAGAATACTTATTCTTGCCGTTATATTTTTCATTGGCATACCGCTGTTTTTAAATGGCAGGTTCTTTATTGTACCAATTACCGAAAGACTTGCTCCCAACATGCAGAACGAGGATGTAGTGAGACTGCAGCAAAGGCTTAAGAACTGGGAATATTATGACGGCAAAATAACCGGAGTGTATGATTTTAAAACATATTTGGCAGTAAGGGATTTTCAGAAAACATATAATTTGCCCGTAACCGGTATTGCAGGGGAAGAAACTTTGGCTGCGATGGGACTTACCACTCTTTCCCGGTGGAGTGAGGTCCGGGCACAATCAAGCCGGATAAGTGATGAACAGCTTTTGGCAAGGGCGATTAACGGGGAAGCCAGAGGAGAACCCTACGAGGGACAGGTGGCTGTAGGTGCGGTTATTTTGAACAGGACAAGGGACCCCAGATTTCCCAAAACCATTGCAGGGGTTATATACCAGCCGGGAGCGTTTACGGCAGTTTCGGACGGTCAGATAAATGTACCTATTGACCCCAATTCAACTGTTGTGAAAGCTGCAAGAGACGCTTTGAACGGTTGGGATCCCACCAATGGATGCATATACTATTGGAATCCGGCAACTGCAACCAGCAAATGGATATGGAGCAGAAAGATAGTTACAAAAATCGGAAAGCATTATTTTGGAATATGA
- a CDS encoding type II CAAX endopeptidase family protein, whose product MEEFSMEQSDFDIQKEEDRNKNTKMPRIIQVGALYSLAVILMVFVSTRLQTALGFNLGGALSEVLLIMLPPLLFLILFKFDVKKVLRINKTGFMNFFLTFWIMFFSIPVVGLFNILNMLLVKLLFGTVEITQYPVGSDAKGFLVSILVIGASAGICEELLFRGVIQRGLERLGAVKSILITAFLFGLIHFDFQRLFGTFLLGALIGFLVYRSNSLLVGMFAHFTNNSIAVAALFLSMKMTEYAEKMGISNVSEMNTSGAADVFGELQKLPAPQLLAVIIFYLFMFVFMAVVFGVLLYAFIKNTAKDVGKINEDKSKIKAVDFISFVPGILIVILIYVYNGLSMSGSAAAESMTEFFKAIGIG is encoded by the coding sequence GTGGAAGAGTTTTCAATGGAACAAAGTGATTTTGACATACAAAAAGAGGAAGACCGGAATAAGAATACCAAAATGCCACGCATAATTCAGGTTGGAGCTTTGTATTCTCTTGCGGTAATACTTATGGTGTTTGTATCCACAAGACTGCAAACAGCATTGGGGTTCAATCTCGGAGGGGCTCTTTCGGAAGTTCTTCTTATAATGCTGCCTCCGTTGCTTTTTTTGATATTGTTCAAGTTTGATGTAAAAAAGGTGCTGAGAATAAATAAAACAGGCTTTATGAATTTCTTTCTGACCTTTTGGATCATGTTTTTTTCCATACCTGTAGTGGGACTTTTTAATATTTTGAACATGCTTTTGGTTAAGCTTTTGTTTGGTACTGTGGAAATTACCCAGTATCCTGTTGGAAGTGATGCCAAAGGGTTTCTTGTCAGCATTCTGGTTATAGGTGCTTCTGCCGGAATATGTGAGGAACTTTTGTTCAGAGGGGTAATCCAAAGGGGATTGGAGAGACTTGGAGCAGTTAAATCCATTCTTATAACGGCGTTTCTTTTTGGACTTATTCATTTTGATTTTCAGAGGCTTTTTGGAACTTTTCTCCTGGGGGCGTTGATAGGTTTTCTGGTATACAGAAGCAATTCCCTGCTTGTTGGAATGTTTGCCCATTTCACCAACAATTCCATAGCTGTGGCGGCACTTTTTTTGTCAATGAAAATGACCGAGTACGCAGAGAAAATGGGCATTTCCAATGTATCTGAAATGAACACGTCCGGTGCGGCGGATGTGTTTGGTGAGCTTCAAAAGCTTCCTGCTCCCCAGCTTCTTGCAGTAATAATCTTTTATTTGTTCATGTTTGTTTTTATGGCAGTAGTTTTTGGGGTTCTTCTTTATGCTTTTATTAAAAATACGGCAAAAGATGTTGGGAAAATAAATGAGGATAAATCGAAGATTAAGGCAGTGGATTTTATTTCCTTTGTGCCGGGAATTCTCATAGTGATTTTGATATATGTCTACAACGGTTTGTCAATGTCAGGTTCTGCCGCTGCCGAATCTATGACGGAATTTTTTAAAGCCATAGGTATAGGTTGA
- a CDS encoding NlpC/P60 family protein, whose protein sequence is MKKMFSKSAGMKKILLVAVILGIYGLFMCGCGKVSQKVSSNIPNGSNGAEEDVAKPKSSDGKNLDMENKYKNKAVVLETVVDIFREPDINSERVTQAIFNQPVEVIEEKGSWTKVKVVDGYTGWLKSKFIDRDCTSIMEEKYTDRAVITGKTKKVYSSAGGGVTLKDVVMGTELFIKEKKDRYYEVALPGGITGWIDTKDTIKVPSGSPIPKTSAQDFVATVSKFTGTPYLWGGVSSWEGVDCSGLVYICSRINGVDLPRDADMQFEFIKTGVGSVEELKAGDFLFFSSSEELKDVSHVGVYVGDGKFIQAAKSKGMVVETGLDTEYYLKRLKGIKRIFE, encoded by the coding sequence ATGAAAAAGATGTTTTCAAAAAGTGCAGGAATGAAAAAGATATTGCTGGTTGCGGTGATTTTAGGCATATATGGACTCTTTATGTGCGGTTGCGGAAAAGTGTCCCAAAAAGTGAGCAGCAACATACCCAATGGCAGCAACGGGGCTGAAGAAGATGTTGCAAAGCCGAAAAGCAGTGACGGCAAAAATTTGGATATGGAGAACAAATACAAAAACAAGGCGGTTGTATTGGAAACAGTGGTTGATATTTTCAGAGAGCCTGATATAAACTCGGAAAGGGTTACCCAGGCGATTTTCAACCAGCCTGTTGAAGTGATTGAGGAAAAGGGCAGCTGGACAAAAGTGAAAGTTGTGGACGGATATACCGGGTGGCTTAAGTCGAAGTTTATTGACAGGGATTGTACAAGCATTATGGAGGAAAAGTATACTGACAGAGCCGTGATTACGGGAAAGACAAAAAAAGTTTATTCCTCCGCGGGAGGAGGAGTGACGCTGAAAGATGTTGTAATGGGAACTGAGCTTTTTATAAAGGAAAAAAAGGACCGTTATTACGAGGTTGCTCTGCCCGGAGGAATTACGGGATGGATTGATACAAAAGATACAATAAAAGTTCCGTCGGGAAGTCCGATACCGAAGACATCCGCACAGGATTTTGTGGCTACTGTGAGTAAATTCACAGGTACGCCGTACCTGTGGGGAGGAGTCAGCAGCTGGGAAGGTGTTGACTGTTCGGGGCTTGTGTATATTTGCAGCAGAATAAACGGAGTGGACCTGCCCAGGGATGCCGACATGCAGTTTGAATTTATAAAAACCGGGGTTGGAAGCGTGGAAGAATTAAAAGCCGGGGACTTCCTCTTTTTCAGCTCCAGTGAAGAGCTTAAAGATGTATCCCATGTAGGGGTTTATGTCGGAGACGGCAAGTTCATACAAGCGGCAAAATCAAAGGGAATGGTTGTTGAAACCGGGCTTGATACGGAATATTACCTTAAAAGGTTAAAAGGCATTAAAAGAATATTTGAATAA
- a CDS encoding ATP-binding protein produces MRIDKLDIRGFGKIHNLIIEFSKGFNLVYGENEAGKTTVQWFIRGMLYSLKGGKNTKGGAIPPLKKYSPWKGDFYGGSIVYTLDSGASFTVERDFNNNTVKIFDSFFNDISDSFKKSKEKGPLFAVEHLGINEACFERTVFIGQMDTKVDASGGRELVDKLANIRETGSEEVSLKKAREALKDSLINYVGTDRSTTRPLDMVNLKLAELEGKKKELFKEKEKIFEAEEKLRKLSEQKNRYEKKREVFNLARKVIELRKNVEEVKKKKRELVLIIKEAEKYEQERETLSQQTELCNGVKKQYEAYSKYAKDDPGLINILYNKLEDALKEKERLCKKQETLMQEIGEIERSLEEYKAFRSFEEDVDGRVQNLSGSIKELEQKKRDVNVTALDESVKAASYKLGFIKVGIGILAILTLLSGICTSFFRQKAVFAVLTFVFALLTLVFVYMGKAVRDNLQRLDHNRNILLSEMRDIDRELSAKQEEIRRIFSVAGVENEGEFIKKKTLYENKVLRLAELNGSMDELEREMDENRIYIEKIKTLMLDRLGTCGIIALEENEIKSEHVKTFREGLAKYLEAIENLKRLNEKREDAAKYLQSLYDRASSLFGESFAKKEDLLRSLDGMDLKINELYEKIEKYSMEIQNSYGFTDNSPEYHELMEKIYDAEFQSAESYIENLLSELNGRIDEIVLEMSRDWALVERGCLIENEIQELEVKTAELEREKERLLDIGKSLKTALDVLEEAALEIKREFAPLLNQKLGSIAGFITQGKYSEVRADDSFMIRALEPGTRRIVELPFLSGGTVEQLYLALRIALAETVEDGGEVLPLIMDEVFAHYDDTRVFSTLKMLFELSKERQIIFFTCKDREMEAATEVFGKDLNVIKLGTC; encoded by the coding sequence ATGAGAATTGACAAGCTTGATATAAGGGGATTTGGAAAGATTCACAATTTAATAATTGAATTTTCAAAAGGATTTAATTTGGTTTACGGTGAAAACGAGGCCGGGAAAACAACGGTTCAATGGTTTATCCGCGGCATGCTGTATTCTCTGAAAGGAGGAAAAAACACAAAAGGCGGCGCGATACCTCCTTTGAAAAAATACAGTCCATGGAAAGGAGATTTCTACGGAGGAAGCATTGTTTATACTCTTGACAGCGGAGCTTCTTTTACCGTGGAAAGAGATTTTAACAATAATACGGTAAAAATCTTTGATTCTTTTTTCAATGACATAAGTGACAGCTTCAAAAAAAGCAAGGAAAAAGGGCCTTTGTTTGCCGTGGAGCATCTTGGTATAAATGAGGCTTGCTTTGAAAGAACCGTGTTTATTGGCCAGATGGATACGAAAGTTGACGCCTCGGGAGGCAGGGAGCTTGTGGACAAGCTTGCCAATATCAGAGAGACAGGCTCGGAGGAAGTTTCCCTTAAAAAGGCAAGGGAGGCTCTTAAAGATTCTCTTATAAACTATGTCGGAACCGACAGAAGCACGACACGGCCCCTGGATATGGTGAACTTAAAGCTGGCCGAACTTGAGGGAAAGAAAAAGGAACTTTTTAAGGAAAAGGAAAAAATATTTGAGGCGGAAGAAAAGCTAAGAAAGCTTTCCGAACAGAAGAATCGTTATGAGAAAAAAAGAGAAGTTTTTAACCTTGCAAGAAAGGTCATTGAACTTAGGAAAAACGTTGAAGAAGTAAAGAAGAAGAAAAGGGAACTTGTCTTGATTATAAAAGAGGCGGAAAAATATGAGCAGGAAAGAGAAACTTTAAGTCAGCAGACGGAGCTTTGCAACGGAGTTAAAAAACAGTATGAAGCCTATTCGAAATACGCAAAAGACGACCCGGGACTTATCAATATTTTATACAATAAGCTGGAAGATGCATTAAAAGAAAAGGAGCGGCTTTGTAAAAAGCAAGAGACATTAATGCAGGAGATTGGGGAAATTGAAAGGTCGCTCGAAGAATATAAAGCTTTTCGCAGCTTTGAAGAAGACGTGGACGGCAGGGTGCAAAATCTTTCCGGGAGTATAAAAGAACTTGAACAGAAAAAAAGGGATGTAAACGTTACAGCATTGGACGAAAGTGTGAAAGCTGCTTCTTACAAATTGGGTTTCATTAAAGTTGGCATTGGTATCTTGGCAATTTTAACTCTTTTGTCCGGAATCTGTACATCGTTTTTCCGGCAGAAAGCTGTTTTTGCGGTGCTGACTTTTGTCTTTGCACTGTTGACACTGGTATTTGTTTATATGGGAAAAGCCGTAAGGGACAATCTTCAAAGACTTGATCACAATAGGAATATTCTTCTTTCAGAAATGCGGGACATAGACAGGGAGCTTTCCGCAAAACAAGAGGAAATCCGGCGGATTTTTTCCGTGGCGGGTGTGGAAAATGAGGGTGAGTTTATTAAGAAGAAAACCCTGTACGAAAACAAGGTTCTCCGCCTTGCCGAATTAAACGGCAGCATGGATGAGCTTGAAAGGGAAATGGATGAGAACCGGATATATATTGAAAAAATTAAGACTTTAATGCTTGACAGACTTGGAACGTGCGGTATAATTGCTTTGGAAGAAAATGAAATAAAATCAGAGCATGTAAAAACTTTTAGAGAAGGCCTTGCAAAATACCTGGAAGCAATTGAAAACTTAAAAAGGCTCAATGAAAAGCGGGAGGATGCTGCCAAATACCTGCAATCTCTTTATGACAGGGCGTCTTCATTGTTTGGTGAGAGCTTTGCCAAAAAAGAAGATTTGTTGAGAAGCCTTGACGGGATGGATCTAAAAATAAATGAGCTCTACGAAAAAATTGAGAAATATTCGATGGAAATTCAGAATTCTTACGGCTTTACGGATAATTCTCCGGAATATCATGAGCTGATGGAGAAAATTTATGACGCTGAATTTCAAAGTGCTGAAAGTTATATAGAAAATTTACTTTCAGAGCTAAATGGCAGGATTGACGAGATTGTGCTTGAGATGAGCAGGGACTGGGCTTTGGTGGAAAGAGGCTGTTTAATTGAAAATGAAATTCAGGAACTTGAAGTAAAGACGGCAGAACTTGAAAGGGAGAAAGAACGTCTTCTGGATATTGGCAAAAGTTTAAAGACTGCGCTGGATGTCCTTGAGGAGGCGGCGCTTGAGATAAAAAGGGAATTTGCACCTTTGCTGAATCAAAAGCTTGGCAGCATAGCAGGTTTTATAACGCAAGGCAAATACAGTGAGGTAAGAGCCGATGACAGTTTCATGATAAGAGCGTTGGAGCCGGGTACCCGGCGCATTGTGGAGCTGCCTTTTTTAAGCGGCGGCACCGTTGAACAGCTGTACCTTGCATTAAGAATTGCCCTTGCAGAGACTGTTGAAGACGGCGGCGAAGTTTTACCCCTCATTATGGACGAGGTGTTTGCGCATTATGATGACACAAGGGTGTTTAGTACTTTGAAGATGCTTTTTGAGCTGTCGAAAGAGCGCCAGATTATATTTTTTACATGCAAGGACAGAGAGATGGAGGCAGCCACAGAGGTTTTCGGCAAAGATTTAAATGTTATAAAACTGGGCACTTGTTGA